One Aegilops tauschii subsp. strangulata cultivar AL8/78 chromosome 7, Aet v6.0, whole genome shotgun sequence genomic window carries:
- the LOC109785831 gene encoding uncharacterized protein → MLLTATAACCSSHPRLRPVRSRTNGGGGGGAPPRRAGAAKFRALAAPLLRRPSSFAFSRACSSSPPPTPGDKDCDRELFDEYSLLSSDTPWEPEDVWRTFAAYLLVLHIPLSFGGLGVAAKVLHSSSLDQLTTVVSTAMLQLGELALGLALLQYTAKPDRQVGAFFAGKFSSRPRGWIKETVLWLGLLMSMVFLTSLIADRLIGPEDAYDPILKEILSNGGTSRLVCWFLYCVIAPLSEEIIYRGFLLTALSSSMKWRNAVVVSSVMFSVAHLSGESFFQLFVVGCITGLAYYRTGTLAASFTIHSLYNAAILFTTMMS, encoded by the exons ATGCTGCTGACAGCGACAGCGGCTTGTTGCTCGTCGcatcctcgtctccgccccgtgAGAAGTAGAACCaacggcggaggcggaggcggagctccACCCCGTCGTGCTGGCGCGGCGAAATTCAGAGCTCTCGCCGCGCCCCTGCTGCGGCGCCCGTCCTCCTTTGCTTTCAGCCGCGCTTGCTCTTCTTCACCTCCTCCTACTCCTGGCGACAAGGACTGCGACCGCGAGCTGTTCGAT GAATACTCACTTCTTTCTTCAGATACTCCATGGGAGCCTGAGGATGTATGGAGGACATTTGCGGCATACCTTCTTGTCTTGCACATTCCCTTGAGCTTTGGAGGACTCGGTGTGGCAgccaaagtgctacattcttccTCACTAGACCAACTGACAACA GTTGTTTCCACAGCCATGCTTCAACTAGGGGAGCTCGCTTTGGGTTTAGCACTGTTGCAGTACACTGCAAAGCCCGATCGTCAAGTTGGTGCCTTCTTTGCTGGGAAGTTCTCGTCCAGACCGCGTGGTTGGATAAAAGAAACTGTGTTATGGTTGGGACTTTTGATGTCTATGGTTTTTCTCACATCTCTAATAGCTGACAGACTGATAGGTCCCGAG GATGCATATGATCCTATATTAAAGGAAATCCTTTCCAACGGTGGAACCTCTAGGCTAGTCTGTTGGTTTCTGTACTGTGTGATTGCTCCATTGTCAGAAGAAATCATTTACCGTGGGTTTCTTCTAACAGCCCTATCTTCCTCGATGAAATGGAGGAACGCGGTCGTCGTAAGCTCAGTTATGTTCAGTGTAGCACACCTCTCAGGGGAAAGTTTCTTTCAGTTGTTCGTCGTCGGATGCATCACGGGGTTAGCTTATTACCGGACTGGAACTTTGGCTGCTTCATTTACCATCCACAGTTTGTACAATGCGGCGATATTGTTCACTACAATGATGTCTTGA
- the LOC109785830 gene encoding uncharacterized protein isoform X3, with protein sequence MEAVPLEEVQNCVVKLRSNPQRRKNQVYVGCGAGFGGDRPMAALKLLERVEELNYIVLECLAERTLADRYQVMLSGGKGFDPRVKEWLSMLLPLALDREVCIITNMGAIDPPGAQKEILDLASSLGLEITVAVAYESSISENSVLWNESMGVAEGRSTYLGAAPIVHCLENYKPHVVITSRVADAALFLAPMVYELGWNWNDFEKLAQGTLASHLLECGCQLTGGYFMHPGDAYRDFSFEQLRDLSLPYAEVSYKGEVCVGKAKGSGGLLSYSTCAEQLLYEVGDPANYITPDLVVDFSDVQFHQISQDKVHCKGAKPSDLRRPEKLLQLFPTPNGWKGWGEISYGGQECLRRAQAAEYLVRSWMNERYPGIEEKIIAYVMGYDSLKANGGNNDNHSSKEVIDVRLRMDGLFEQEEHADGFVEEFIALYTNGPAGGGGISTGRKNELILHKLLIDRENVFWQANAKNSSIHGPQNRSTDAKKKKRYTGSSATGIQQRWNTKLDEPAPPVSAPAPSGSEIALYRVAHSRAGDKGNDLNLSIIPHFLDDIGRLRTVITPEWVKASLSPLLDHSLFPDDGAIERRNNLLERVLVEIYDVPGISSLNIVVRNILDGGVNCSRRVDRHGKTLSDIILCRKVILPP encoded by the exons AT GGAGGCAGTACCACTGGAAGAAGTTCAGAACTGTGTGGTGAAGCTG AGGAGCAATCCTCAACGGCGCAAGAATCAAGTATATGTTGGCTGTGGGGCTGGATTTGGGGGTGACCGGCCGATGgctgctttgaagttattggagAGAGTCGAAGAACTTAACTACATAGTACTTGAGTGTTTGGCGGAGCGAACACTTGCAGACCGCTACCAAGTTATGCTGTCAGGAGGGAAAGGATTTGATCCCCGAG TTAAGGAGTGGCTGTCCATGCTTCTACCCTTGGCTTTGGATAGAGAAGTTTGCATAATAACTAACATGGGCGCAA TTGATCCACCTGGAGCACAGAAAGAAATACTGGACCTTGCTTCTAGTTTGGGACTGGAGATAACAGTCGCTGTAGCTTATGAATCATCGATTTCAG AAAACTCAGTGTTATGGAATGAATCAATGGGAGTGGCAGAG GGAAGAAGCACATATCTTGGTGCAGCCCCCATTGTACATTGCCTGGAAAATTACAAACCACATGTCGTCATTACTTCTCGGGTTGCTGATGCTGCACTATTCTTAGCACCTATG GTCTACGAATTGGGTTGGAATTGGAATGACTTTGAGAAGTTGGCACAAGGAACATTAGCTAGCCATCTTCTGGAATGTGGTTGTCAACTCACCGGAGGATATTTCATGCACCCTG GAGATGCATATCGAGATTTTTCTTTTGAGCAGCTTCGGGATTTGTCTCTTCCATATGCTGAAGTGAGTTACAAAGGAGAAGTTTGTGTTGGCAAGGCAAAGGGTAGCGGAGGTCTTCTGAGCTATAGCACTTGTGCAGAACAGCTTCTGTATGAAGTTGGAGACCCTGCAAACTACATCACTCCTGATCTG GTTGTAGATTTCAGTGATGTGCAGTTCCATCAAATATCACAAGACAAGGTTCACTGTAAAGGAGCAAAACCATCTGATCTTCGTCGGCCCGAGAAACTCCTCCAATTGTTTCCTACT CCAAATGGATGGAAAGGCTGGGGAGAGATATCATACGGGGGACAAGAGTGTTTAAGGCGCGCTCAGGCAGCAGAATACCTA GTTAGGTCATGGATGAACGAAAGATATCCCGGCATCGAAGAGAAAATTATCGCATATGTTATGGGATATGATAGCTTGAAAGCTAATGGAGGTAACAATGACAATCACTCTTCCAAGGAAGTGATAGATGTTAGACTTCGGATGGATGGGCTATTTGAGCAGGAGGAGCATGCTGATGGATTCGTTGAGGAGTTCATTGCACTTTATACAAATGGTCCAGCTGGGGGTGGTGGCATCAG CACTGGACGAAAGAACGAGCTAATTCTGCACAAGTTGCTG ATTGATAGGGAAAACGTCTTCTGGCAAGCCAATGCGAAGAACTCATCCATTCATGGTCCACAGAACCGGTCTACagatgccaagaagaagaagaggtaCACAGGAAGTTCCGCGACGGGCATTCAACAACGTTGGAATACAAAGCTGGACGAACCAGCACCTCCTGTATCTGCTCCAGCTCCATCCGGATCGGAGATCGCCCTGTACCGTGTGGCCCACAGCAGAGCCGGTGACAAGGGGAACGATCTGAATCTTTCCATCATCCCTCATTTCCTGGACGACATTGGCCGGCTCAGGACAGTGATCACTCCTGAGTGGGTGAAGGCCTCTCTTTCGCCCCTGCTTGATCATTCGTTGTTTCCAGACGACGGAGCGATCGAGCGTCGAAACAATCTACTTGAGCGTGTCTTGGTTGAGATTTATGATGTCCCGGGCATCAGCTCATTGAACATTGTGGTGAGGAATATCCTCGATGGCGGCGTGAACTGCTCCAGAAGGGTGGACCGGCACGGCAAGACCCTGTCAGATATCATCCTGTGCCGGAAAGTCATCTTGCCTCCGTAG
- the LOC109785830 gene encoding uncharacterized protein isoform X2, with amino-acid sequence MEAVPLEEVQNCVVKLRSNPQRRKNQVYVGCGAGFGGDRPMAALKLLERVEELNYIVLECLAERTLADRYQVMLSGGKGFDPRVKEWLSMLLPLALDREVCIITNMGAIDPPGAQKEILDLASSLGLEITVAVAYESSISGPENSVLWNESMGVAEGRSTYLGAAPIVHCLENYKPHVVITSRVADAALFLAPMVYELGWNWNDFEKLAQGTLASHLLECGCQLTGGYFMHPGDAYRDFSFEQLRDLSLPYAEVSYKGEVCVGKAKGSGGLLSYSTCAEQLLYEVGDPANYITPDLVVDFSDVQFHQISQDKVHCKGAKPSDLRRPEKLLQLFPTPNGWKGWGEISYGGQECLRRAQAAEYLVRSWMNERYPGIEEKIIAYVMGYDSLKANGGNNDNHSSKEVIDVRLRMDGLFEQEEHADGFVEEFIALYTNGPAGGGGISTGRKNELILHKLLIDRENVFWQANAKNSSIHGPQNRSTDAKKKKRYTGSSATGIQQRWNTKLDEPAPPVSAPAPSGSEIALYRVAHSRAGDKGNDLNLSIIPHFLDDIGRLRTVITPEWVKASLSPLLDHSLFPDDGAIERRNNLLERVLVEIYDVPGISSLNIVVRNILDGGVNCSRRVDRHGKTLSDIILCRKVILPP; translated from the exons AT GGAGGCAGTACCACTGGAAGAAGTTCAGAACTGTGTGGTGAAGCTG AGGAGCAATCCTCAACGGCGCAAGAATCAAGTATATGTTGGCTGTGGGGCTGGATTTGGGGGTGACCGGCCGATGgctgctttgaagttattggagAGAGTCGAAGAACTTAACTACATAGTACTTGAGTGTTTGGCGGAGCGAACACTTGCAGACCGCTACCAAGTTATGCTGTCAGGAGGGAAAGGATTTGATCCCCGAG TTAAGGAGTGGCTGTCCATGCTTCTACCCTTGGCTTTGGATAGAGAAGTTTGCATAATAACTAACATGGGCGCAA TTGATCCACCTGGAGCACAGAAAGAAATACTGGACCTTGCTTCTAGTTTGGGACTGGAGATAACAGTCGCTGTAGCTTATGAATCATCGATTTCAGGTCCAG AAAACTCAGTGTTATGGAATGAATCAATGGGAGTGGCAGAG GGAAGAAGCACATATCTTGGTGCAGCCCCCATTGTACATTGCCTGGAAAATTACAAACCACATGTCGTCATTACTTCTCGGGTTGCTGATGCTGCACTATTCTTAGCACCTATG GTCTACGAATTGGGTTGGAATTGGAATGACTTTGAGAAGTTGGCACAAGGAACATTAGCTAGCCATCTTCTGGAATGTGGTTGTCAACTCACCGGAGGATATTTCATGCACCCTG GAGATGCATATCGAGATTTTTCTTTTGAGCAGCTTCGGGATTTGTCTCTTCCATATGCTGAAGTGAGTTACAAAGGAGAAGTTTGTGTTGGCAAGGCAAAGGGTAGCGGAGGTCTTCTGAGCTATAGCACTTGTGCAGAACAGCTTCTGTATGAAGTTGGAGACCCTGCAAACTACATCACTCCTGATCTG GTTGTAGATTTCAGTGATGTGCAGTTCCATCAAATATCACAAGACAAGGTTCACTGTAAAGGAGCAAAACCATCTGATCTTCGTCGGCCCGAGAAACTCCTCCAATTGTTTCCTACT CCAAATGGATGGAAAGGCTGGGGAGAGATATCATACGGGGGACAAGAGTGTTTAAGGCGCGCTCAGGCAGCAGAATACCTA GTTAGGTCATGGATGAACGAAAGATATCCCGGCATCGAAGAGAAAATTATCGCATATGTTATGGGATATGATAGCTTGAAAGCTAATGGAGGTAACAATGACAATCACTCTTCCAAGGAAGTGATAGATGTTAGACTTCGGATGGATGGGCTATTTGAGCAGGAGGAGCATGCTGATGGATTCGTTGAGGAGTTCATTGCACTTTATACAAATGGTCCAGCTGGGGGTGGTGGCATCAG CACTGGACGAAAGAACGAGCTAATTCTGCACAAGTTGCTG ATTGATAGGGAAAACGTCTTCTGGCAAGCCAATGCGAAGAACTCATCCATTCATGGTCCACAGAACCGGTCTACagatgccaagaagaagaagaggtaCACAGGAAGTTCCGCGACGGGCATTCAACAACGTTGGAATACAAAGCTGGACGAACCAGCACCTCCTGTATCTGCTCCAGCTCCATCCGGATCGGAGATCGCCCTGTACCGTGTGGCCCACAGCAGAGCCGGTGACAAGGGGAACGATCTGAATCTTTCCATCATCCCTCATTTCCTGGACGACATTGGCCGGCTCAGGACAGTGATCACTCCTGAGTGGGTGAAGGCCTCTCTTTCGCCCCTGCTTGATCATTCGTTGTTTCCAGACGACGGAGCGATCGAGCGTCGAAACAATCTACTTGAGCGTGTCTTGGTTGAGATTTATGATGTCCCGGGCATCAGCTCATTGAACATTGTGGTGAGGAATATCCTCGATGGCGGCGTGAACTGCTCCAGAAGGGTGGACCGGCACGGCAAGACCCTGTCAGATATCATCCTGTGCCGGAAAGTCATCTTGCCTCCGTAG
- the LOC109785830 gene encoding uncharacterized protein isoform X1, protein MEAVPLEEVQNCVVKLRSNPQRRKNQVYVGCGAGFGGDRPMAALKLLERVEELNYIVLECLAERTLADRYQVMLSGGKGFDPRVKEWLSMLLPLALDREVCIITNMGASKTMLTVALLYLICFVFPIRYCKSLSHLLVDPPGAQKEILDLASSLGLEITVAVAYESSISGPENSVLWNESMGVAEGRSTYLGAAPIVHCLENYKPHVVITSRVADAALFLAPMVYELGWNWNDFEKLAQGTLASHLLECGCQLTGGYFMHPGDAYRDFSFEQLRDLSLPYAEVSYKGEVCVGKAKGSGGLLSYSTCAEQLLYEVGDPANYITPDLVVDFSDVQFHQISQDKVHCKGAKPSDLRRPEKLLQLFPTPNGWKGWGEISYGGQECLRRAQAAEYLVRSWMNERYPGIEEKIIAYVMGYDSLKANGGNNDNHSSKEVIDVRLRMDGLFEQEEHADGFVEEFIALYTNGPAGGGGISTGRKNELILHKLLIDRENVFWQANAKNSSIHGPQNRSTDAKKKKRYTGSSATGIQQRWNTKLDEPAPPVSAPAPSGSEIALYRVAHSRAGDKGNDLNLSIIPHFLDDIGRLRTVITPEWVKASLSPLLDHSLFPDDGAIERRNNLLERVLVEIYDVPGISSLNIVVRNILDGGVNCSRRVDRHGKTLSDIILCRKVILPP, encoded by the exons AT GGAGGCAGTACCACTGGAAGAAGTTCAGAACTGTGTGGTGAAGCTG AGGAGCAATCCTCAACGGCGCAAGAATCAAGTATATGTTGGCTGTGGGGCTGGATTTGGGGGTGACCGGCCGATGgctgctttgaagttattggagAGAGTCGAAGAACTTAACTACATAGTACTTGAGTGTTTGGCGGAGCGAACACTTGCAGACCGCTACCAAGTTATGCTGTCAGGAGGGAAAGGATTTGATCCCCGAG TTAAGGAGTGGCTGTCCATGCTTCTACCCTTGGCTTTGGATAGAGAAGTTTGCATAATAACTAACATGGGCGCAAGTAAGACAATGCTGACTGTAGCTTTGCTTTACCTCATTTGTTTTGTTTTCCCAATTAGATACTGTAAGAGTCTTTCCCATTTATTAGTTGATCCACCTGGAGCACAGAAAGAAATACTGGACCTTGCTTCTAGTTTGGGACTGGAGATAACAGTCGCTGTAGCTTATGAATCATCGATTTCAGGTCCAG AAAACTCAGTGTTATGGAATGAATCAATGGGAGTGGCAGAG GGAAGAAGCACATATCTTGGTGCAGCCCCCATTGTACATTGCCTGGAAAATTACAAACCACATGTCGTCATTACTTCTCGGGTTGCTGATGCTGCACTATTCTTAGCACCTATG GTCTACGAATTGGGTTGGAATTGGAATGACTTTGAGAAGTTGGCACAAGGAACATTAGCTAGCCATCTTCTGGAATGTGGTTGTCAACTCACCGGAGGATATTTCATGCACCCTG GAGATGCATATCGAGATTTTTCTTTTGAGCAGCTTCGGGATTTGTCTCTTCCATATGCTGAAGTGAGTTACAAAGGAGAAGTTTGTGTTGGCAAGGCAAAGGGTAGCGGAGGTCTTCTGAGCTATAGCACTTGTGCAGAACAGCTTCTGTATGAAGTTGGAGACCCTGCAAACTACATCACTCCTGATCTG GTTGTAGATTTCAGTGATGTGCAGTTCCATCAAATATCACAAGACAAGGTTCACTGTAAAGGAGCAAAACCATCTGATCTTCGTCGGCCCGAGAAACTCCTCCAATTGTTTCCTACT CCAAATGGATGGAAAGGCTGGGGAGAGATATCATACGGGGGACAAGAGTGTTTAAGGCGCGCTCAGGCAGCAGAATACCTA GTTAGGTCATGGATGAACGAAAGATATCCCGGCATCGAAGAGAAAATTATCGCATATGTTATGGGATATGATAGCTTGAAAGCTAATGGAGGTAACAATGACAATCACTCTTCCAAGGAAGTGATAGATGTTAGACTTCGGATGGATGGGCTATTTGAGCAGGAGGAGCATGCTGATGGATTCGTTGAGGAGTTCATTGCACTTTATACAAATGGTCCAGCTGGGGGTGGTGGCATCAG CACTGGACGAAAGAACGAGCTAATTCTGCACAAGTTGCTG ATTGATAGGGAAAACGTCTTCTGGCAAGCCAATGCGAAGAACTCATCCATTCATGGTCCACAGAACCGGTCTACagatgccaagaagaagaagaggtaCACAGGAAGTTCCGCGACGGGCATTCAACAACGTTGGAATACAAAGCTGGACGAACCAGCACCTCCTGTATCTGCTCCAGCTCCATCCGGATCGGAGATCGCCCTGTACCGTGTGGCCCACAGCAGAGCCGGTGACAAGGGGAACGATCTGAATCTTTCCATCATCCCTCATTTCCTGGACGACATTGGCCGGCTCAGGACAGTGATCACTCCTGAGTGGGTGAAGGCCTCTCTTTCGCCCCTGCTTGATCATTCGTTGTTTCCAGACGACGGAGCGATCGAGCGTCGAAACAATCTACTTGAGCGTGTCTTGGTTGAGATTTATGATGTCCCGGGCATCAGCTCATTGAACATTGTGGTGAGGAATATCCTCGATGGCGGCGTGAACTGCTCCAGAAGGGTGGACCGGCACGGCAAGACCCTGTCAGATATCATCCTGTGCCGGAAAGTCATCTTGCCTCCGTAG